Proteins encoded in a region of the Clostridia bacterium genome:
- a CDS encoding helix-turn-helix domain-containing protein codes for MEIGKEIRRLRDGRGLTQEALAEALNVTAQTVSKWECGNSIPDVQLLPEIAVFFGVTIDQLFAMTPDQQMERIENHIYSRGMFDEAELKQIERQLAAFAEDPELEGRALLLMTKLYNNQAEQFRLKAADFGRRAVEKTGSDREAVSELANAWGSYIPDWNARNHHELIEWFGDYCRRNPTNRAALMWLLDNLIDDRRLDEARAWLDKLAAIDGTFRTPMYRYLIAAAACDKDESERLLRELESTDDREWCLALTLGDIYTQRQEYDKAVAWYRKGQEAQPSPKYIDSAVSIAHICEIRGDKAGAVGAYREALRLMKEEWGIVSGEEREAIERAISKLQ; via the coding sequence ATGGAAATCGGAAAAGAAATACGCCGTCTGCGCGACGGCAGAGGGCTCACGCAGGAAGCGCTCGCGGAAGCACTTAACGTGACCGCGCAGACCGTCAGCAAATGGGAATGCGGCAACAGCATACCCGACGTTCAGCTGCTGCCGGAGATCGCCGTCTTCTTCGGCGTCACGATCGATCAGCTTTTCGCCATGACTCCCGATCAGCAGATGGAACGCATAGAGAATCATATCTACAGCCGCGGTATGTTCGACGAAGCCGAGCTGAAGCAGATCGAGCGGCAGCTCGCCGCCTTCGCCGAGGATCCGGAGCTCGAAGGCAGGGCGCTGCTGCTAATGACAAAGCTTTATAACAATCAGGCAGAGCAGTTCCGCCTCAAAGCGGCGGATTTCGGCAGACGCGCGGTCGAGAAAACCGGCAGCGACAGAGAGGCCGTCAGCGAGCTGGCGAACGCCTGGGGCAGCTATATACCCGATTGGAACGCGCGCAATCACCACGAGCTCATAGAGTGGTTCGGCGATTACTGCCGCCGCAATCCGACTAACCGCGCCGCGCTGATGTGGCTGCTGGATAACCTCATAGACGACCGCCGCCTCGACGAGGCGCGCGCGTGGCTCGACAAGCTCGCAGCCATAGACGGCACCTTCCGCACGCCTATGTACCGCTATCTCATAGCCGCGGCTGCGTGCGATAAAGACGAAAGCGAAAGACTGCTCCGCGAGCTCGAAAGCACGGACGACCGGGAGTGGTGTCTGGCGCTCACGCTTGGCGATATATACACGCAGCGTCAGGAATACGACAAAGCCGTCGCGTGGTATCGCAAAGGACAGGAAGCTCAGCCGTCGCCGAAGTATATCGACAGCGCGGTGAGCATCGCGCATATATGCGAGATACGCGGCGACAAAGCCGGAGCCGTCGGCGCGTACCGCGAAGCCCTGCGTCTGATGAAAGAGGAATGGGGCATCGTCAGCGGCGAGGAGCGCGAAGCGATAGAACGCGCAATAAGCAAACTGCAGTGA
- a CDS encoding GtrA family protein, which yields MESKGKKEFVRTIKFMLFSISAGIIQIGSFTLMNEVWHFPYWVSYLIALVLSVLWNFTLNRKFTFKSANNVPIAMLKVAGYYAVFTPLSTMLEHYLTMTLGWNEYLVTFINMFINLVTEFLFQRFFVFGKSIDSAVKKNEEEPEESDGNTEIIDE from the coding sequence ATGGAAAGCAAAGGCAAAAAAGAATTCGTGCGCACGATCAAGTTCATGCTGTTTTCTATAAGCGCCGGAATCATACAAATCGGCAGCTTCACTCTGATGAACGAGGTCTGGCACTTCCCCTACTGGGTATCATACCTGATCGCGCTCGTCCTTTCGGTTTTGTGGAACTTCACGCTCAACCGCAAGTTCACCTTCAAATCCGCCAACAACGTGCCGATCGCGATGCTCAAGGTCGCCGGATACTACGCCGTGTTCACCCCGCTCTCCACAATGCTTGAGCACTATCTGACGATGACGCTCGGGTGGAACGAATACCTCGTCACATTTATTAATATGTTCATCAACCTCGTTACCGAGTTCCTGTTCCAGCGCTTCTTCGTCTTCGGCAAGTCCATCGACTCCGCCGTCAAGAAGAATGAAGAGGAACCGGAAGAAAGCGACGGCAATACGGAAATCATCGACGAATAA
- a CDS encoding HD domain-containing protein, with protein MEFNFYIFAIVITELLMLAMLIHVATYSAFTKEQKRWYICTFLAVMLCAAAEVLALKFSGYGKIVAVPLSILTAIQFSLTPMLPVFFAGALGMRRMIKVSGILLLIHAGLEILSLFFGWIFYFDDSGTYFRGKLYIIYEAFYIVSLLFLIGSLIMVGRRFKRRDVFTIVMIPIVMLSGIIPLVFFKVYTDYIAIGVCASLCYIYYNDLVQQDAKAKLLADQKVLSGMQENIITGMASLIESRDAETGEHVSRTSNLVKSIAESARNDGVYADKLDDRFVSELYALAPMHDVGKIVVPDDILKKPGKLTPDEFEQMKRHASEGGTVIRQTLSGVTDEEYLKFASDIATYHHERWDGTGYPEGLSGESIPLAARIMAIADVYDALISERCYKKAIPVDEALKIIRDESGSHFDPKLAEVFLEHVAKE; from the coding sequence ATGGAATTTAACTTTTACATCTTCGCCATAGTTATCACGGAGCTGCTGATGCTCGCGATGCTTATCCACGTCGCAACTTATTCGGCGTTCACTAAGGAGCAGAAGCGCTGGTATATCTGCACCTTCCTAGCCGTCATGCTCTGCGCGGCGGCCGAGGTTCTGGCGTTGAAATTCAGCGGGTACGGCAAAATCGTCGCCGTGCCGCTCTCGATACTGACGGCGATACAGTTCTCGCTGACTCCTATGCTGCCCGTCTTTTTCGCGGGCGCGCTCGGTATGCGCCGTATGATAAAGGTATCGGGTATACTGCTGCTGATACACGCGGGGCTCGAGATCCTATCGCTGTTTTTCGGCTGGATTTTCTACTTCGACGACAGCGGTACCTACTTCCGCGGCAAGCTCTATATAATCTACGAGGCGTTCTATATCGTCAGCCTGCTCTTCCTCATCGGCAGTCTGATAATGGTCGGCAGACGCTTCAAACGCAGAGACGTCTTCACCATCGTTATGATACCGATAGTAATGCTTTCGGGCATCATACCGCTGGTCTTCTTTAAGGTCTACACCGATTACATCGCCATCGGCGTCTGCGCCAGCCTCTGCTACATATACTATAACGACCTCGTCCAGCAGGACGCCAAGGCGAAGCTGCTCGCGGATCAGAAAGTATTGTCGGGCATGCAGGAAAACATCATAACCGGAATGGCAAGCTTGATAGAAAGCCGCGACGCGGAAACCGGCGAGCACGTTTCGCGCACGAGCAACCTCGTCAAGAGCATTGCCGAAAGCGCGCGAAACGACGGAGTCTACGCCGACAAGCTTGACGACCGTTTCGTTTCCGAGCTGTACGCGCTCGCGCCGATGCACGACGTCGGCAAGATAGTCGTTCCGGACGATATACTGAAGAAGCCCGGCAAGCTGACGCCCGATGAGTTCGAGCAGATGAAACGCCACGCCTCCGAGGGCGGCACGGTCATAAGGCAGACCCTCAGCGGCGTCACCGACGAAGAATATCTGAAGTTTGCCTCCGATATCGCGACCTATCATCACGAGCGCTGGGACGGAACCGGTTATCCGGAAGGCCTCTCGGGAGAAAGCATACCTCTCGCCGCGAGAATTATGGCGATTGCCGACGTCTACGACGCGCTGATCTCCGAACGCTGCTACAAGAAGGCGATCCCGGTCGACGAGGCGCTGAAAATCATCCGCGATGAATCCGGCTCACACTTCGATCCGAAACTCGCGGAGGTCTTCCTCGAGCACGTCGCAAAGGAATAA
- a CDS encoding HD domain-containing protein, translating to MTFYMSATILIELLMIAMTLHVINYSGFTRQQKAWFIMTFASVMVCSAAEFAVHCGYYKPSWAIPLTIITVIQFSASPLLAVFFSGALGQHKESKRAVRFFMINAVIEIVSAPFGWVFYFDAEGYHRGKFFIIYTVCYFLALLYLIVSMIVVGRKFRHRDTITIGMVLVILIAGIIPMTLMEIHIAYISIGIAACLCYIYYNDLVQEDIHAELIANQEKITDMQKHTISGLANLIESRDTETGEHVSRTGAYVKAIAENAMIERIYPEEIDERFISLLTTLAPMHDVGKIIVPDSILRKPGKLTDEEYEIMKTHASAGGDVVRQILKGITDEEYLKFASDIATYHHERWDGAGYPEGLAGEDIPISARIMAIADVFDALVSERCYKKAMPVDKALATIRLESGSHFDPKLAEIFLKYYPFSKEEAD from the coding sequence ATGACCTTTTACATGAGCGCTACAATCCTCATAGAGCTGCTTATGATAGCCATGACGCTGCACGTGATAAACTACTCCGGCTTCACGCGTCAGCAGAAGGCCTGGTTCATTATGACCTTCGCCTCGGTTATGGTGTGCTCCGCCGCCGAATTCGCCGTCCATTGCGGGTATTACAAACCCTCGTGGGCGATACCGCTGACCATAATAACCGTCATCCAGTTCTCGGCCTCGCCGCTGCTGGCGGTCTTCTTTTCCGGCGCGCTCGGTCAGCATAAGGAGTCGAAAAGGGCCGTGCGGTTCTTTATGATAAACGCGGTGATCGAGATAGTTTCCGCGCCGTTCGGCTGGGTGTTTTATTTCGACGCAGAAGGGTATCACCGCGGAAAGTTTTTTATTATCTACACCGTCTGCTACTTCCTCGCGCTGCTTTATCTGATAGTAAGCATGATCGTGGTCGGCAGGAAGTTCCGTCACAGAGACACTATTACGATAGGAATGGTGCTCGTAATACTCATCGCGGGCATTATCCCGATGACGTTGATGGAAATACATATAGCATATATCAGCATCGGTATCGCCGCCTGCCTCTGCTACATTTACTATAACGACCTCGTTCAGGAGGATATACACGCCGAGCTGATCGCCAATCAGGAAAAGATAACCGATATGCAGAAGCATACGATATCCGGACTGGCGAACCTTATAGAAAGCCGCGATACCGAGACCGGCGAGCACGTTTCGCGCACCGGCGCCTACGTCAAGGCGATCGCCGAGAACGCGATGATCGAGCGGATCTATCCTGAGGAAATCGACGAGCGCTTCATATCCCTGCTCACCACGCTCGCGCCGATGCACGACGTCGGAAAGATAATCGTTCCCGACAGTATACTCCGCAAGCCGGGCAAGCTGACGGACGAGGAATACGAAATAATGAAGACTCACGCCTCGGCGGGCGGCGACGTAGTAAGGCAGATACTCAAGGGTATCACCGACGAGGAATACCTCAAATTCGCCTCCGACATCGCGACCTATCACCACGAACGCTGGGACGGCGCCGGATACCCCGAGGGGCTCGCGGGCGAAGATATCCCGATTTCCGCGAGGATAATGGCGATCGCCGACGTATTCGACGCGCTCGTCTCGGAGCGCTGCTACAAAAAAGCGATGCCCGTCGACAAGGCGCTCGCCACGATACGCCTCGAATCCGGTTCGCACTTCGACCCGAAGCTCGCGGAGATCTTCCTCAAGTATTATCCGTTCTCGAAAGAAGAAGCCGATTGA
- a CDS encoding glycoside hydrolase family 2 yields MELKYHQDTEKLHIGCEAPRAYYIPYAGSDRVTPREAASALADCGASSLFTSLCGEWRFAFYASPEAVPEEAVGADYPLPEATLNVPSVWQLNGYDKPAYINVRYPFPYDPPFVPRENPAGLYLRDVELTPRGRAYINLEGVDSCFYLWVNGRFAGYSQVSHSTSEIDITEYLREGRNRFAILVLKWCDGTYLECQDKWRTSGIFRRVYLLSRSEGHLRDYTVTAGADGALRFEGDAPCKLRLLDGESVIASADCAGSAELRVPSPRLWTAETPELYTLEISAAGEKIYESVGFRSVATDGGVFKVNSAPVKLRGVNRHDSHPERGCAVTTDDMRLDLELMKAHNVNAIRTSHYPNDPRFLKLCDEYGFYVIDEADVEAHGVLTAAPDYALTKDIAEKPMWKNALLDRETRLWARDRNRASVVIWSLGNESFWGGNFIACADLLHKLDATRPVHYEGASADMTPEGDYPAGVDFISRMYPSLDDIKRQLARPDSRPYFLCEYNHAMGNSNGELADWWELIYSEPRMCGGCVWEWCDHGIKTGENADGSPRFAYGGDFGEAYHDGNFCMDGLVSADRKPHSGLLELKQAYAPFAFEEADGGVRITSRLSFTPSDGYLLKTLGELNGRRVSLKAEAMPRIEPLGSAVIPLRFPDGGGLAAVTFSVLDRNMNEVCFKQFTRGEYALPARSGAEGADAIAESDTEIRITAGEAEYIISKLSGLPVSIKAGGEELLAEPAYFSAARAATDNDVWEKEEWRKAGFYDMRSAAREISAVGNAVRARITLGGDVVAPPFAVALEYRFFTDGSCGFRAEVEVAEGAPSLPRFGLALPLKKDFREYAWFGRGAGESYPDKTLATRIGRFEAALPERFDYSVKPQDCGERMNVRELTVRGEGAALNVSADADFAFSLLGWNVSELEAAAHAWELPAPKHSVLTVDGALGGIGTNSCGPRLLDKYRFTEKRFSFGFTIAPEKK; encoded by the coding sequence ATGGAACTGAAATACCATCAGGATACCGAAAAACTGCATATCGGCTGCGAGGCGCCGAGGGCGTATTACATCCCCTACGCCGGGAGCGACCGCGTGACTCCGCGCGAAGCCGCTTCCGCGCTCGCGGACTGCGGCGCGTCGTCGCTTTTCACGTCGCTCTGCGGCGAGTGGCGCTTCGCGTTTTACGCTTCGCCCGAGGCGGTGCCGGAAGAAGCCGTCGGCGCGGACTATCCGCTGCCGGAAGCGACGCTGAACGTGCCTTCCGTCTGGCAGCTGAACGGTTACGACAAGCCGGCGTATATCAACGTGCGCTACCCGTTCCCCTACGATCCGCCGTTCGTTCCGCGCGAAAACCCCGCGGGGCTCTATCTGCGCGACGTCGAGCTGACTCCGCGCGGACGCGCTTACATAAACCTCGAGGGCGTCGACTCCTGCTTTTACCTTTGGGTGAACGGCCGCTTCGCTGGTTATTCGCAGGTGTCGCACTCGACTTCCGAAATAGACATAACCGAATACCTGCGCGAAGGGCGCAACCGCTTCGCGATACTCGTACTGAAATGGTGCGACGGGACTTATCTCGAATGTCAGGACAAGTGGCGCACCTCCGGTATCTTCCGCCGCGTCTATCTGCTCTCGCGGAGCGAGGGACACCTGCGCGACTACACCGTTACCGCGGGCGCGGACGGCGCGCTCCGCTTCGAAGGCGACGCGCCCTGCAAGCTCCGACTGCTCGACGGCGAAAGCGTGATCGCCTCCGCCGACTGCGCGGGAAGCGCGGAACTGCGCGTTCCTTCGCCTCGGCTGTGGACCGCGGAAACGCCGGAGCTTTACACCCTCGAAATATCCGCCGCGGGCGAGAAGATATACGAGAGCGTCGGCTTCCGCAGCGTCGCCACGGACGGCGGCGTATTCAAGGTCAACTCCGCGCCGGTCAAGCTGCGCGGCGTAAACCGCCACGATTCGCACCCGGAGCGCGGCTGCGCCGTCACGACCGACGATATGCGACTCGACCTCGAGCTGATGAAGGCGCACAACGTCAACGCGATACGCACCTCGCACTATCCCAACGACCCGCGCTTTCTCAAGCTCTGCGACGAATACGGCTTCTACGTTATCGACGAGGCGGACGTCGAGGCGCACGGTGTACTCACCGCCGCGCCGGACTACGCGCTGACGAAGGATATTGCCGAAAAGCCGATGTGGAAAAACGCCCTGCTCGACCGCGAAACGCGGCTGTGGGCGCGCGACAGAAACCGCGCCTCCGTCGTGATATGGTCGCTCGGCAACGAATCCTTCTGGGGCGGGAACTTCATCGCCTGCGCCGACCTGCTGCATAAGCTCGACGCAACGCGTCCGGTGCATTACGAGGGCGCTTCCGCGGATATGACGCCCGAGGGCGACTACCCCGCCGGCGTCGACTTCATAAGCCGTATGTACCCCTCGCTCGATGATATAAAACGGCAGCTCGCGCGCCCCGACTCACGCCCGTATTTCCTCTGCGAATACAATCACGCAATGGGCAACAGCAACGGCGAGCTCGCCGACTGGTGGGAGCTGATATACTCCGAGCCGCGCATGTGCGGCGGCTGCGTCTGGGAATGGTGCGACCACGGGATAAAGACCGGCGAAAACGCCGACGGCTCCCCGCGCTTCGCCTACGGAGGCGACTTCGGCGAAGCGTATCACGACGGCAACTTCTGCATGGACGGGCTCGTCTCCGCCGACCGCAAGCCGCATTCGGGCCTGCTTGAGCTGAAGCAGGCGTACGCGCCATTCGCCTTCGAGGAGGCGGACGGCGGCGTTAGGATAACGAGCCGCCTTTCGTTCACCCCGTCGGACGGGTACCTGCTGAAAACGCTCGGCGAACTGAACGGAAGGCGCGTTTCGCTCAAGGCCGAGGCGATGCCGCGCATCGAGCCGCTCGGCAGCGCGGTCATACCGCTCCGCTTCCCCGACGGCGGCGGCCTCGCGGCGGTCACCTTCTCCGTGCTCGACCGGAATATGAACGAGGTCTGCTTCAAGCAGTTCACGCGAGGCGAATACGCGCTCCCCGCGCGTTCCGGCGCCGAGGGCGCGGACGCGATCGCGGAAAGCGATACCGAAATAAGAATAACCGCCGGCGAGGCGGAATATATCATATCCAAGCTCTCCGGCCTGCCCGTTTCGATTAAGGCGGGCGGCGAGGAGCTGCTCGCGGAGCCGGCGTATTTCAGCGCCGCGCGCGCCGCGACGGATAACGACGTTTGGGAAAAGGAAGAGTGGCGCAAAGCCGGATTCTACGATATGCGTTCCGCGGCGCGTGAGATAAGCGCCGTCGGTAACGCCGTCAGAGCGCGGATCACGCTCGGCGGCGACGTCGTCGCGCCGCCCTTCGCGGTCGCGCTCGAATACCGCTTCTTCACCGACGGGAGCTGCGGCTTCCGCGCCGAAGTCGAGGTCGCGGAAGGCGCGCCGTCCCTCCCCCGCTTCGGGCTCGCACTGCCGCTGAAAAAGGACTTCCGCGAATACGCGTGGTTCGGGCGCGGCGCGGGCGAAAGCTATCCCGATAAGACGCTCGCGACGCGGATAGGCCGCTTCGAGGCGGCGCTGCCCGAACGCTTCGATTACAGCGTCAAGCCGCAGGACTGCGGCGAGCGCATGAACGTCCGCGAGCTGACCGTCCGCGGCGAAGGCGCGGCGCTGAACGTTTCCGCGGACGCGGACTTTGCCTTCTCGCTGCTCGGCTGGAACGTTTCGGAGCTTGAAGCCGCCGCGCACGCGTGGGAGCTGCCCGCGCCAAAGCACTCCGTGCTCACCGTAGACGGCGCGCTCGGCGGCATCGGCACGAACAGCTGCGGCCCGCGCCTGCTCGACAAATACCGCTTCACCGAAAAGCGCTTCTCCTTCGGCTTCACGATTGCGCCTGAGAAGAAGTGA
- a CDS encoding low molecular weight phosphotyrosine protein phosphatase — protein sequence MKKILFVCHGNICRSPMAEYIFRDEAGKAGLEAYAESAATSSEEIWGGVGNPVYPPVKKLLAERGIDCSDKRARLLTRRDYAGFDLIVVMDGANLRNTLRVFGGDPEGKVRKLLDFTGRGGDVADPWYTRDFTAAERDIDDGVRALIGCLKNNA from the coding sequence ATGAAGAAGATACTGTTCGTCTGCCACGGCAATATATGCCGCAGTCCGATGGCGGAGTATATTTTCCGCGATGAAGCCGGCAAAGCGGGGCTGGAAGCGTACGCCGAGTCCGCCGCGACAAGTTCCGAGGAGATATGGGGCGGCGTGGGCAATCCCGTATATCCGCCGGTGAAAAAACTGCTCGCGGAGCGGGGCATAGACTGTTCGGATAAGCGCGCCCGCCTGCTGACGAGGCGGGACTACGCCGGCTTCGACCTCATCGTCGTGATGGACGGCGCGAACCTCCGCAACACGCTGCGCGTATTCGGCGGCGACCCGGAGGGAAAGGTACGCAAGCTGCTCGATTTCACGGGCAGGGGAGGCGACGTCGCGGACCCGTGGTACACCCGTGATTTCACCGCCGCCGAGCGCGATATCGACGACGGCGTCCGCGCGCTGATCGGGTGTTTGAAGAATAACGCATAA